The Leptospira brenneri genome includes a window with the following:
- the ccrA gene encoding crotonyl-CoA carboxylase/reductase → MSNVEIVPVGELPPIGVVPKKMHAQVIRPERYGEPKTSFQSEVIDVPEIGPNEVLVATMAAGVNYNNVWAALGYPVDVIAARNKKGEPEKFHIGGSDASGIVYKVGAEVKNVKVGDEVVVHCAMWDPKDPWVLSGKDPMYAPSQIIWGYESNWGSFAQFCKVQDHQCLPRPQHLTWEASAAYMLVAATAYRMLHHWKPNDVKPGDVALIWGGAGGLGAMAIQIVKAAGGIPIAVVSSDDKIDFCKNLGAAGVINRNKFKHWGGLTSDINKPEAFVEWTKQAREFGKAIWDIAGKGKNPQIVFEHPGETTLPTSVFVCETGGMVVICAGTTGFNATADLRYLWMRQKRLQGSHFANDDNCRDLNQLVIDKKVDPVLAETYSFEQTGECHQLMRENKHPSGNMSILVGAKTTGLGKK, encoded by the coding sequence ATGAGCAACGTAGAAATCGTACCAGTAGGGGAACTCCCTCCTATTGGAGTTGTGCCCAAAAAAATGCACGCGCAGGTCATTCGCCCGGAACGTTACGGCGAACCGAAAACTTCTTTCCAATCAGAAGTCATTGATGTTCCGGAGATCGGTCCGAACGAAGTTCTCGTAGCCACTATGGCTGCTGGAGTTAACTATAATAACGTTTGGGCAGCCCTTGGGTATCCAGTGGATGTGATCGCTGCTCGTAATAAAAAAGGCGAACCAGAAAAATTCCACATCGGTGGATCTGATGCATCCGGTATTGTCTATAAAGTTGGAGCCGAAGTTAAAAATGTGAAAGTGGGTGACGAGGTTGTTGTCCATTGTGCGATGTGGGATCCAAAAGATCCATGGGTTCTTTCTGGAAAAGATCCAATGTATGCACCTTCTCAAATCATTTGGGGATATGAATCCAATTGGGGATCTTTTGCACAGTTTTGCAAAGTACAAGACCACCAATGCCTTCCACGTCCTCAACACCTAACATGGGAAGCTTCTGCGGCTTATATGTTGGTAGCTGCAACCGCCTACAGAATGTTACACCACTGGAAACCAAACGATGTAAAACCTGGTGATGTTGCTTTGATTTGGGGTGGAGCTGGTGGACTTGGTGCCATGGCAATCCAAATCGTAAAAGCAGCTGGTGGAATTCCAATCGCTGTTGTTTCTTCTGATGACAAAATTGATTTCTGTAAAAACTTAGGTGCTGCTGGTGTGATCAACCGTAACAAGTTCAAACATTGGGGTGGCCTAACTTCTGACATCAACAAACCAGAAGCATTTGTTGAGTGGACCAAACAAGCTCGTGAATTTGGAAAAGCGATTTGGGACATTGCCGGTAAAGGTAAAAACCCACAAATCGTATTTGAACATCCGGGTGAAACAACACTCCCTACTTCCGTATTTGTTTGTGAAACAGGTGGTATGGTTGTGATTTGCGCGGGAACTACTGGTTTTAACGCAACAGCTGACCTACGTTATCTGTGGATGAGACAAAAACGTCTGCAAGGTTCACACTTCGCAAACGACGACAACTGTCGTGACCTCAACCAACTCGTGATCGATAAAAAAGTGGATCCAGTTTTGGCTGAAACTTATAGTTTCGAACAAACTGGTGAGTGCCACCAATTGATGCGCGAAAACAAACACCCATCAGGAAACATGTCAATCCTCGTTGGTGCAAAAACTACAGGTCTTGGGAAGAAGTAA
- a CDS encoding FKBP-type peptidyl-prolyl cis-trans isomerase: MNMSKTISKGMVVGFSYHLKNAQGETLDQSDEPLLYLHGWQNIIPGLEKELEGLVNGDSKNVTVPPEDGYGTYNEALIFQVPKSELPAEAELEVGMEFQTDTPEGRMVLYLQEVRDADVILNGNHPLAGETLHFAVTIKSIREATEEEKQHGHVHGPGGHHHH; this comes from the coding sequence ATGAATATGTCAAAAACCATCAGCAAAGGAATGGTTGTAGGATTTTCCTATCACCTAAAGAACGCCCAGGGAGAAACTCTGGACCAATCAGACGAACCGTTATTATACCTCCATGGCTGGCAAAATATCATTCCCGGCTTGGAAAAAGAACTAGAAGGATTAGTGAACGGAGATTCAAAAAATGTAACAGTACCACCTGAAGATGGTTATGGGACATATAACGAAGCATTGATTTTTCAAGTTCCAAAATCAGAACTACCAGCGGAAGCGGAGTTAGAAGTCGGAATGGAATTCCAAACGGACACTCCTGAAGGTAGAATGGTTCTGTACTTACAAGAAGTTCGTGATGCAGATGTCATTCTGAACGGCAATCATCCGTTAGCTGGAGAAACTCTTCACTTTGCTGTGACCATCAAGTCCATTCGTGAGGCTACAGAAGAAGAAAAACAACATGGTCACGTACACGGTCCAGGCGGACACCACCACCATTAA
- a CDS encoding 7TM diverse intracellular signaling domain-containing protein, translating into MKQTFTFILLCLFYTNLSADSNPCPNTSIVPLSSTRGNPYDLSDHLVYFTQTPSVHSVTEVSNLFQTLPLQNSKGVIPNFGNTDKQYWFCFVVHNDENDYKRTITYIKYPLLDDVIFFALRESGEILENRQGRRFPFENRDRDYRGFSFATDLLPSETVTYFVGVKTDSSMSVPLMIAEEKNFYSFTSWDTLLQGIYFGIVGVMSIYNLFVYFMVRDKAYIFYVLYLCISAILFQLSLQGLLPVLFFPNSPELVYNSHNLLYFLFLLTCFPMSITFMNLKENAPYIRICFLGLMVISIICICLLPFLSYRFMNQAGDIFSFLLAFFALFVSYYVAFIKKFPPARFYFYGYFMVIIGGLATVLKYMGVLPVNAFTENSFQVGMAFEVLLMAFGLGDRISVVRKEKDRIQLKAEINKQKLIAYQKELVLAQKLQESTLPQVLPKIPGLKIKAGYIPQSLVGGDFYDVTEVSKNQIVCLMADVTGHGVPAAIEAAMLKIAHTHTLAFANGPGKILETINRSLVGIYKNQLLTAAAAHINLDAMELTVANAGHPAFYKFREDGSEIQIIRPKGKLIGFSKDVTYEEETHPLIASDRLLLFTDGLWDMWEKDKNGNKFTNDGSGEDVFLEWLSDHKHTSFETLFEKIETHIRRRMQTTSADDDITFLLIEIS; encoded by the coding sequence ATGAAACAGACTTTCACCTTCATTCTGTTATGTCTCTTTTATACAAACTTATCCGCTGACTCAAATCCTTGTCCCAATACAAGCATAGTTCCTCTCTCCTCTACCCGGGGCAACCCTTATGATCTCTCTGACCATCTAGTTTATTTTACCCAAACTCCTTCCGTTCATTCGGTAACTGAAGTTTCGAACCTTTTCCAAACATTACCCTTACAAAATTCGAAAGGTGTTATCCCCAATTTTGGAAACACCGACAAACAATACTGGTTTTGTTTTGTTGTTCATAACGATGAAAACGATTACAAACGAACCATCACCTATATAAAATACCCCTTACTGGATGATGTTATTTTTTTCGCATTACGAGAATCAGGTGAAATCTTAGAAAACAGGCAAGGAAGACGTTTCCCTTTTGAAAATAGAGATAGAGATTATAGAGGATTTAGTTTTGCTACCGATTTGTTACCAAGTGAAACAGTCACTTACTTTGTAGGAGTCAAAACCGATAGTTCCATGTCCGTTCCCCTGATGATTGCAGAGGAAAAGAATTTTTATAGTTTTACTTCTTGGGACACCTTACTCCAAGGAATTTATTTTGGAATCGTTGGGGTCATGAGTATTTACAATCTATTTGTATACTTTATGGTCAGAGACAAAGCATACATTTTTTACGTTTTATACCTTTGTATTTCTGCCATTTTATTCCAACTTTCTTTACAGGGTTTGTTGCCGGTTTTATTTTTTCCTAATTCTCCCGAACTCGTATATAATTCACATAACCTTCTTTACTTCTTATTTTTACTCACTTGTTTTCCTATGAGTATCACCTTTATGAACTTAAAGGAAAACGCACCTTATATTAGGATCTGTTTTTTAGGACTGATGGTCATTTCCATCATCTGCATTTGTCTTTTACCTTTTTTATCTTATCGTTTCATGAACCAGGCTGGGGATATTTTTTCATTTTTACTCGCCTTCTTTGCTTTGTTTGTTTCTTATTACGTAGCCTTTATCAAAAAATTCCCACCTGCCCGATTTTATTTTTATGGTTACTTTATGGTGATTATAGGTGGTCTTGCAACTGTTCTCAAATACATGGGTGTTTTGCCTGTGAATGCCTTCACAGAAAATTCTTTCCAGGTGGGTATGGCTTTTGAAGTGCTCCTAATGGCCTTTGGACTTGGTGACAGAATTTCCGTGGTCAGGAAAGAAAAAGATAGAATCCAACTCAAAGCAGAAATCAACAAACAAAAGTTAATCGCTTACCAAAAAGAACTTGTTCTTGCTCAAAAATTACAAGAATCCACCCTTCCGCAAGTCCTGCCAAAAATTCCAGGGTTAAAAATCAAAGCTGGTTATATCCCCCAATCTTTAGTGGGCGGTGATTTCTACGATGTAACTGAAGTTAGCAAAAATCAAATTGTATGTCTTATGGCTGATGTGACAGGTCATGGAGTGCCGGCAGCCATTGAAGCAGCGATGCTCAAAATTGCCCACACCCATACCTTAGCTTTTGCCAACGGTCCAGGTAAAATTCTCGAAACCATCAATCGTTCTCTCGTGGGAATTTACAAAAACCAACTCCTGACCGCAGCAGCCGCTCATATCAATTTGGATGCAATGGAACTAACAGTAGCAAACGCAGGCCACCCTGCTTTTTATAAATTCCGGGAAGATGGTTCAGAGATCCAAATCATCCGACCCAAAGGCAAACTCATTGGATTTTCGAAAGATGTAACCTACGAAGAAGAAACTCACCCCCTCATTGCGAGTGACCGCCTTTTGCTTTTTACCGATGGTCTTTGGGATATGTGGGAAAAGGACAAAAATGGAAATAAGTTTACGAATGACGGAAGTGGGGAAGATGTTTTTTTAGAGTGGTTGAGTGACCACAAACATACAAGTTTTGAAACCCTATTTGAAAAAATAGAAACCCATATCCGCAGGCGGATGCAAACCACATCTGCTGATGATGATATCACATTTTTGTTAATTGAGATCAGCTAA
- a CDS encoding zinc-dependent alcohol dehydrogenase family protein has product MKQAQIHNFGLDHLEIINVPEPTSPGPTEVMVRLRAASLNYRDSLVVEGKYNPKFPLPLVPCSDGAGEIVSIGSAVTEWKVGDRVLLTFAPKWIAKEATHAEMRHTIGGPLPGTLRELALVPETGLVRIPSHLSYEEAATLPCAALTAWSGLFQFSQLKPGEFVVVQGTGGVSIFALQFAKLVGAKVILTSSSTEKLERGKELGADYLINYKETPDWGKEVRRITEKVGADHIIEVGGAGTLEQSIAACRPFGVIHLIGILAGKSGELNLLPAVMNNLKIQGLVVGGRKAFVEMNGAIEASGLRPVVDKVFSLEESADAIRYLRSGSHFGKIVIRI; this is encoded by the coding sequence ATGAAACAAGCACAAATCCATAATTTTGGTTTGGATCATTTAGAAATCATAAACGTTCCTGAACCCACAAGTCCAGGCCCTACAGAAGTAATGGTTCGATTGCGAGCCGCTTCGTTAAATTACAGAGACTCACTTGTTGTGGAAGGAAAATACAATCCAAAATTTCCCCTCCCCTTGGTCCCTTGCAGCGATGGTGCAGGAGAAATTGTCAGTATTGGCTCTGCAGTCACAGAATGGAAAGTGGGGGACCGAGTTCTTTTAACCTTTGCACCGAAGTGGATCGCAAAAGAAGCAACCCATGCCGAAATGCGCCATACCATTGGGGGCCCACTACCTGGCACTTTACGTGAGTTAGCTCTAGTCCCGGAAACAGGGCTTGTTCGAATTCCTTCACATTTATCCTATGAAGAGGCTGCTACCTTACCCTGTGCGGCACTCACTGCTTGGTCTGGTTTATTCCAATTCAGTCAATTGAAACCAGGTGAATTTGTCGTTGTACAAGGAACAGGTGGTGTTTCTATCTTTGCTTTGCAGTTCGCAAAATTAGTAGGAGCTAAGGTGATTCTTACATCTTCCAGTACTGAAAAGTTAGAACGAGGAAAAGAGTTGGGAGCCGACTATCTTATCAATTACAAAGAAACACCTGATTGGGGAAAAGAAGTTCGTCGGATCACAGAGAAAGTAGGAGCCGATCATATCATCGAAGTGGGTGGGGCCGGTACTTTGGAACAATCCATTGCCGCCTGTCGTCCGTTTGGTGTGATTCACTTGATCGGAATCCTTGCTGGTAAATCGGGAGAATTAAATTTACTTCCTGCGGTGATGAACAATTTGAAAATTCAAGGCCTTGTTGTCGGCGGAAGAAAAGCATTTGTTGAAATGAACGGGGCCATTGAGGCTTCTGGACTACGACCCGTTGTAGATAAGGTGTTTTCTTTAGAAGAATCTGCCGATGCAATCCGATACTTGCGATCTGGTTCTCATTTCGGAAAAATTGTGATTCGTATTTAG
- a CDS encoding MbnP family copper-binding protein — MNIFKTFYISFLIFGFVSCNPNSKSDDNQTLALLALAIPQNVTLDFEALANGQNLVTGSNITADGRTVQFRDFRLYISEVKLIKADGSTADVTLSTDNVWQSNGVALVDLETTRTTETNSKVTGTAPMGSYTGVQYTVGVPESINHLDSTNQKSPLNIGLMYWSWTGGYKHANIEFTYDGTNWTSLHLGSTTCSGAPNYGNCTKKFRASIQLSGQLNAGSQKISLDVDKLLNGHTYGAMGMCMPGDASAACQPLIRAFGLNESNGAADGTYTQRIFSLK, encoded by the coding sequence ATGAACATATTTAAAACTTTTTATATTTCTTTTTTGATTTTTGGATTCGTCTCCTGTAATCCGAATTCTAAGTCTGATGACAATCAAACTTTAGCACTTTTAGCTTTAGCGATTCCACAAAATGTAACTCTTGATTTTGAGGCTCTCGCTAATGGACAAAACTTAGTTACTGGTTCGAATATTACGGCAGATGGTAGAACGGTGCAGTTTCGAGATTTCCGTTTGTACATTTCTGAAGTAAAACTCATTAAAGCAGATGGAAGTACGGCAGATGTCACTTTGTCTACTGATAATGTTTGGCAATCGAATGGAGTTGCTCTTGTGGATTTGGAAACAACACGAACAACGGAGACGAATAGTAAAGTAACAGGTACCGCTCCGATGGGAAGTTATACTGGTGTTCAGTACACTGTAGGAGTTCCCGAATCAATAAATCATTTGGATAGTACAAACCAAAAGTCTCCTTTGAATATTGGCCTTATGTATTGGTCTTGGACAGGTGGATACAAACACGCTAATATTGAATTCACTTACGACGGTACAAATTGGACTAGTTTGCATCTGGGTTCTACTACTTGTAGTGGGGCACCGAACTATGGGAATTGTACAAAAAAATTCCGAGCTTCCATTCAACTAAGTGGTCAGTTGAATGCTGGGAGCCAAAAGATATCTCTTGATGTAGATAAATTATTAAACGGACATACATACGGAGCCATGGGTATGTGTATGCCTGGTGATGCTTCTGCCGCCTGCCAACCGTTGATTCGTGCATTTGGATTGAATGAATCCAACGGAGCTGCTGATGGAACTTACACTCAAAGGATCTTTAGTTTAAAATAA
- a CDS encoding VOC family protein, with product MYPRINLITLGVSDLQRSVDFYEKGLGWKRSEESNDNVAFFQIGAVVFGLFGEKSLAEDIGIPFQNRQEFSGITLAQNQTSEAEVDAVFEKVRALGAKILKEPQKVFWGGYSGYFKDFDGHIFEVAYNPFFPLNEKGEIVLNK from the coding sequence ATGTATCCAAGAATTAATTTAATCACACTCGGAGTTTCCGACTTACAGAGATCCGTAGACTTTTATGAAAAGGGACTCGGTTGGAAACGATCGGAAGAAAGTAATGATAATGTTGCTTTTTTTCAGATAGGAGCAGTCGTATTTGGTTTGTTTGGTGAAAAATCTTTGGCAGAGGATATTGGAATCCCTTTCCAAAACCGCCAGGAATTTTCCGGTATCACTTTGGCTCAAAATCAAACGAGTGAAGCTGAAGTTGACGCCGTATTCGAAAAAGTGCGCGCGTTAGGTGCAAAAATTCTCAAAGAACCTCAGAAGGTTTTTTGGGGGGGATATAGTGGATATTTTAAAGACTTCGATGGTCATATTTTTGAAGTAGCTTACAATCCCTTCTTCCCTTTGAATGAAAAAGGCGAAATTGTACTGAATAAGTAA
- a CDS encoding Na/Pi cotransporter family protein, with the protein MNWSLLIQVLGGLGVFIYGMKLLSESLQRVAGDRLRSFLSSMTRNRVSAVFSGLFITSTIQSSSATTVLVVGFVNAGLLSLAQAIGVIMGANIGTTVTAWIVSFLGFKFNIASFALPAVAAGVVLCFSKKESRSGWGSFLIGFGFLFLGLDYLKSSVPDSAKDPESFQFLQQYTNMGFNTILLFVLIGALLTIVIQSSSASTTITITLAFSGFIPIDAAYGMILGENIGTTITANLAAIPGNRNAKKAALAHTLFNVFGVVWALLFFKFFTGIIDDLIPGDPLTDKESTRFHISLFHTLFNITNTLILIWFVNTISKVVSAIVDGLASKTGKDKDSIRLLQAGAVKTTELAMVELVEFTKKIIRDTYDFLRLTEQILLQPYDATRVLQVLKKEEELDQIRTEVLTYLNQIQETGVTGNYAKDVLGIMERVKAVEEMGDNFASIARKMRKSHRQKVSLDKTFGHTVKDQIDLLKHHYDILLVNLDQSETFDILGNPQIRNQSREYRFQMIRSVKKNDSKVKKKKYQKKDNLLPALLYRDISRNLDNISRLLNAAIYADV; encoded by the coding sequence ATGAATTGGTCACTACTCATTCAGGTTTTAGGCGGACTCGGGGTTTTCATCTACGGGATGAAATTACTCAGTGAGTCCTTACAACGTGTGGCGGGAGATCGGCTTCGGTCTTTTCTTTCGTCTATGACGAGAAATAGAGTTTCTGCTGTGTTCAGCGGACTTTTTATTACATCTACAATACAATCTAGTTCGGCAACTACCGTTCTTGTCGTTGGATTTGTAAATGCCGGTCTACTTTCACTCGCTCAAGCTATCGGTGTGATCATGGGTGCCAATATTGGAACCACGGTTACGGCTTGGATTGTTTCTTTTTTAGGATTTAAGTTTAACATCGCCTCATTCGCTTTACCAGCCGTTGCCGCGGGTGTGGTTTTATGTTTTTCTAAAAAAGAAAGCAGATCTGGTTGGGGAAGTTTTCTCATCGGATTTGGATTTTTATTTTTAGGACTAGATTATCTAAAATCATCTGTACCTGACAGTGCAAAGGATCCTGAGAGTTTTCAGTTTTTACAACAATACACTAATATGGGATTCAACACCATATTGTTGTTTGTTTTGATTGGAGCTTTGCTCACTATTGTCATCCAATCTTCTTCTGCTTCTACTACGATTACGATTACTTTGGCATTTTCTGGTTTTATCCCGATTGATGCAGCTTATGGAATGATCCTTGGTGAAAACATAGGAACCACCATTACGGCAAACCTTGCCGCCATTCCAGGAAATCGAAATGCTAAAAAGGCAGCTCTCGCTCATACTTTATTCAATGTATTTGGAGTAGTTTGGGCCTTACTTTTCTTTAAGTTTTTTACAGGCATTATCGATGATTTGATTCCTGGTGATCCATTAACAGATAAAGAATCCACAAGATTCCATATCTCTCTTTTTCATACCTTGTTCAACATTACAAACACTTTGATTCTTATTTGGTTTGTGAATACAATCTCCAAAGTAGTCAGTGCCATTGTAGACGGACTTGCTTCTAAAACAGGAAAAGACAAAGATTCGATTCGTCTTTTACAAGCTGGCGCAGTCAAAACGACTGAACTTGCGATGGTAGAGCTTGTAGAGTTCACTAAAAAAATCATTCGAGATACTTATGATTTCCTTCGTTTGACAGAGCAGATTTTACTGCAGCCATATGACGCCACCCGTGTCCTCCAGGTCTTAAAGAAAGAAGAGGAGTTAGATCAAATCCGAACAGAGGTTTTGACTTACTTAAATCAAATTCAAGAGACTGGTGTTACTGGGAACTACGCGAAGGATGTTTTGGGAATCATGGAAAGAGTGAAGGCTGTGGAAGAAATGGGTGATAATTTTGCATCCATCGCTAGAAAGATGAGAAAATCACATCGCCAAAAAGTATCTCTGGACAAAACGTTCGGTCATACTGTAAAGGATCAGATTGATTTACTCAAACACCACTACGACATTTTACTTGTTAACTTGGACCAAAGTGAAACTTTTGATATCCTTGGTAACCCACAAATTCGTAACCAAAGTCGCGAGTATCGTTTTCAAATGATTCGTTCCGTGAAAAAGAATGATTCCAAAGTGAAGAAGAAAAAATATCAGAAAAAGGATAACTTACTGCCTGCACTTTTGTATCGTGATATTTCTCGTAACTTAGATAATATTTCCAGATTACTCAACGCTGCTATTTATGCGGATGTTTGA
- a CDS encoding LIC_11090 family protein produces MESASKICQCNHGSKKEKHGNAEDQLFSEDKESSVSLTSSHDHRNQSEETLKPSCHDAKSGEVHLCSCKKQKKDALSLRSHHQTMDKPNLTFGLVTPVLFSYTIYESTSTLLDGQVPSLLRPPRT; encoded by the coding sequence GTGGAATCCGCTTCAAAAATCTGCCAGTGCAACCATGGATCCAAAAAGGAAAAACATGGAAATGCAGAAGACCAACTTTTTTCAGAAGATAAGGAGTCATCCGTATCCTTAACTTCTTCACACGATCACCGAAATCAATCCGAAGAAACTCTGAAACCCAGTTGCCATGATGCAAAATCGGGGGAGGTCCATCTTTGTTCTTGTAAAAAACAAAAAAAAGATGCCCTCAGTTTACGTTCACACCACCAAACTATGGATAAACCGAATTTAACATTTGGTTTAGTAACACCTGTTCTTTTTTCTTATACAATCTATGAATCTACATCGACTCTTCTTGATGGTCAGGTTCCTTCTCTCTTACGACCACCGCGTACTTAA
- a CDS encoding MbnH family di-heme enzyme: MKFYLPSIFLSFSFLLNLNCILIPFQKEEKNQDMLLVALGILANASDWVWDLPPGFPVPNVPSDNPMSKAKVELGRHLFYEKKLSGNGTMACSGCHFQALAFADGKDFPSGITSEAHPRNAQHLSNVAYMPRLTWSNPKMTSLEIQARAPMFGETPIELGLQNNNFLNELSANAIYPPMFERAFGGSGINEQNVRYALASFQRSMISGNSKFDQYNYRNNKSALTASEIRGLNLFNGEVAECFHCHGGFNFTDTSFHGGAKEEFFYHSNGIHDDAYYAGVPSNKRGLFDLTGVASDTGKFRAPSLRNIGVTYPYMHDGIFMCADSNNPDKPAGAGKTKVDCARDALTQVVDHYRSGGQAHTAKDSTLIRAFTITNSQRDDMVNFLLALTDEEFLTNPKFASPF; encoded by the coding sequence ATGAAATTTTACCTTCCATCCATATTTCTTTCTTTTAGTTTTCTATTGAACTTGAATTGTATACTGATCCCGTTCCAGAAAGAAGAAAAAAACCAAGACATGTTACTTGTAGCGCTTGGAATTTTAGCAAATGCTTCTGACTGGGTTTGGGATCTTCCTCCTGGATTTCCAGTACCAAATGTTCCTTCAGACAACCCTATGTCCAAGGCAAAGGTGGAACTCGGAAGGCATTTGTTTTATGAAAAAAAATTGTCAGGAAACGGGACGATGGCTTGTAGCGGCTGTCATTTTCAAGCCTTAGCTTTTGCCGACGGTAAAGATTTTCCAAGTGGAATTACAAGCGAAGCCCATCCGAGAAATGCCCAACATCTTTCAAATGTGGCCTATATGCCCAGACTTACTTGGAGTAATCCCAAAATGACAAGTTTGGAAATCCAGGCTCGCGCTCCCATGTTTGGAGAAACACCCATTGAGTTAGGTTTGCAGAACAATAATTTTTTAAATGAATTATCAGCAAATGCAATTTATCCTCCCATGTTTGAGCGGGCCTTTGGTGGTTCTGGAATCAACGAACAGAACGTACGGTATGCACTTGCTAGTTTCCAAAGGTCGATGATTTCTGGAAATTCTAAATTTGACCAATACAATTATAGAAATAATAAATCTGCTCTTACGGCTTCTGAGATACGAGGACTTAATTTATTTAACGGTGAAGTGGCAGAATGTTTTCATTGTCATGGTGGTTTTAATTTCACTGATACTTCATTTCATGGAGGAGCCAAGGAAGAATTCTTTTATCATAGCAATGGAATTCATGATGATGCATACTATGCTGGTGTTCCTAGTAATAAACGAGGGTTATTTGATTTAACTGGTGTTGCCTCTGATACCGGAAAATTTCGAGCCCCCTCTTTGCGTAATATTGGAGTCACCTATCCATACATGCATGATGGGATTTTTATGTGTGCGGATTCTAACAATCCCGACAAACCTGCTGGCGCAGGAAAAACAAAGGTCGATTGTGCAAGAGATGCATTGACCCAAGTTGTAGACCATTACCGTTCGGGTGGTCAAGCTCATACAGCAAAAGATTCGACTCTTATTCGTGCTTTTACAATTACAAATTCTCAAAGGGACGATATGGTGAATTTCCTTTTGGCTTTGACTGACGAAGAATTTTTAACCAATCCTAAGTTTGCGAGTCCCTTTTGA
- a CDS encoding LB_289 family protein, with the protein MKRTELERRERELRKAEKKKILPGQKEAMSVGDYIDALFGMFRYDSDEIFNASDDENILELLENMKMEHPEKQWDVIIRKAVNKTKVEQKEKAYDALRILAGIPAVTA; encoded by the coding sequence ATGAAACGCACGGAACTAGAACGCAGGGAAAGAGAACTGCGAAAGGCAGAAAAGAAAAAAATCCTACCTGGTCAAAAAGAAGCCATGAGTGTAGGGGATTACATCGACGCCCTTTTTGGAATGTTTCGCTATGATTCGGATGAGATTTTTAACGCATCCGATGATGAAAACATTTTAGAACTTCTGGAAAACATGAAAATGGAACATCCAGAAAAACAATGGGATGTGATCATCCGAAAAGCAGTGAATAAAACCAAAGTAGAACAAAAAGAAAAAGCTTACGACGCACTTCGTATCCTTGCAGGAATTCCTGCTGTCACAGCTTAA
- a CDS encoding LIC11086 family outer membrane transporter — MKQMTNITKPRNVTFSFLLLFVFFGNFSLYSHHTGSSDSPNATARFVDPFTGKREKPTNYLVMTQDYYQSTRENSHLFTTTAFAEMNFFDGRFALNASVPWNYYQQRGREDAARIGKTYLGFKYQPFFDLDKPYFFVIEGSVGFPSGPDTDRFTGGNYYTGSGFIKLGYLYEKWSFVTKIGGLNPLSRPQPNNLQDNDGIPYYARKPSASPPEPEYEFKKTTLISAYVTYYLMPEISLFTGLLYRNPYNGVDYSKEKDKANPSYFTEASAGFSWNFSEKYNMSLAYRYPLQRDREYRLYQSAWTFAFSMEWGSD; from the coding sequence ATGAAACAAATGACAAACATAACAAAACCGCGAAACGTAACTTTTTCATTTTTATTATTATTTGTATTCTTTGGTAACTTTTCTTTATATTCGCATCATACTGGTTCGTCGGATAGCCCGAATGCAACTGCCAGATTTGTGGATCCTTTTACCGGAAAACGAGAGAAACCTACTAACTATTTGGTAATGACCCAAGATTATTACCAATCCACTCGAGAGAATAGTCATCTCTTTACAACTACAGCCTTTGCGGAGATGAATTTTTTTGATGGAAGATTTGCTCTCAATGCTTCGGTTCCTTGGAACTACTACCAACAAAGGGGAAGAGAAGATGCCGCAAGGATTGGAAAAACTTATCTTGGTTTTAAATACCAACCATTTTTTGATTTGGACAAACCGTACTTTTTTGTGATTGAGGGTTCTGTTGGTTTTCCTAGTGGTCCTGATACTGACCGGTTCACAGGTGGAAATTATTATACGGGTTCTGGATTTATCAAACTTGGTTATTTGTATGAGAAGTGGTCTTTTGTGACTAAAATCGGAGGATTAAATCCACTTTCGAGACCACAACCAAACAACTTACAAGACAATGATGGAATTCCATATTACGCACGTAAACCTTCGGCATCTCCACCAGAACCAGAATATGAATTCAAAAAAACCACACTCATTTCTGCTTATGTGACGTATTATTTGATGCCTGAGATTTCTCTCTTTACAGGACTCTTATATCGTAATCCTTACAATGGTGTTGATTATTCGAAAGAAAAGGATAAAGCCAATCCTTCTTATTTTACGGAAGCCAGTGCGGGATTTTCTTGGAATTTTTCTGAAAAATACAATATGAGTTTAGCCTATAGATACCCCTTACAAAGGGATCGTGAGTATAGGCTCTATCAATCGGCGTGGACATTTGCCTTCTCTATGGAGTGGGGAAGCGATTGA